The Oxalobacteraceae bacterium OTU3CINTB1 genome includes a window with the following:
- a CDS encoding ComF family protein produces MRGKLNEETTDADRGARAGPAGGLLRRTSAGVLRSLLPTSCALCGLGSDEALCPDCAAQFFGANVALARCVCCANPLPGAVVQPDAQPQPGRRPRAVPDRRLCGLCATHPPAFDVTLTAADYAMPVDQMVLQLKFGHRLALAVLFARLLRDAVLQQPGFVLPALICPVPLGPRRLAERGYNQALEIARPLARSLGVALHPRLTARVRDTTAQSSVAPEQRQRNIAGAFAVPDPALVRGRHIGIVDDVMTSGGTLDELAATLKRHGAARVSNLVFARTPPH; encoded by the coding sequence ATGCGAGGCAAGCTGAACGAAGAAACAACGGACGCCGACCGGGGCGCCAGGGCCGGCCCTGCCGGCGGATTGTTGCGGCGCACCAGCGCCGGAGTCTTGCGATCGCTGCTGCCGACATCGTGCGCGCTGTGCGGCCTCGGCAGCGACGAAGCGCTGTGTCCGGATTGCGCGGCGCAATTTTTCGGCGCCAATGTCGCGCTCGCGCGCTGCGTTTGCTGCGCCAATCCGTTGCCCGGCGCGGTGGTGCAGCCGGATGCGCAACCCCAGCCAGGCAGGCGACCACGCGCCGTGCCCGATCGTCGGCTGTGCGGCCTGTGCGCCACGCATCCGCCCGCCTTCGACGTCACCTTGACGGCGGCCGACTACGCGATGCCGGTCGACCAAATGGTGTTGCAACTGAAATTCGGCCACCGGCTGGCGCTGGCCGTGCTGTTTGCCCGCCTGCTGCGCGACGCCGTGTTGCAGCAGCCCGGCTTCGTGCTGCCGGCGCTGATCTGCCCGGTGCCCTTGGGACCGCGCCGGCTGGCCGAGCGCGGCTACAACCAGGCGCTGGAAATCGCCCGGCCGCTGGCGCGCAGCCTCGGCGTCGCGCTGCATCCGCGCCTGACGGCCCGGGTGCGCGACACGACGGCGCAAAGCAGCGTCGCGCCGGAGCAACGCCAGCGCAACATCGCCGGCGCGTTCGCGGTGCCGGACCCGGCGCTGGTGCGCGGCAGGCATATCGGCATCGTCGACGACGTCATGACCAGCGGCGGCACCCTGGACGAACTGGCGGCCACCCTGAAGCGCCACGGCGCCGCGCGCGTGAGCAACCTGGTGTTCGCGCGCACGCCGCCACATTGA
- a CDS encoding methyltransferase domain-containing protein, with the protein MHVPANPPKLSAPIDLERVRALFSRPERIAPADFLRREVSSRMFDRLELIKIAPQRVLDAGCGAGADLPLLQKSYPAAQIVGLDSAEAQLRAAQGQSARQSSLNQLLSKLLPSKTGVDLMCGDFAELPLAPNSVDLVWSNLALHWHPQPDRVFAEWRRVLRVNSLLMFSCFGPDTFCELRAAFAEADLAQHALPFVDMHDFGDQLVEVGFSTPVLDMEVITVTYDTPRAMLADVRALGGNPLGTVSRGLMGKHAWQRMLDALEKTRRPDGKLGLTFEVIYGHAFRPAPKVTSKGEAIIRFDLPRKPRQ; encoded by the coding sequence ATGCATGTGCCCGCAAATCCGCCCAAACTGAGTGCGCCTATCGATCTGGAGCGTGTGCGCGCGCTATTTTCCCGCCCTGAACGCATCGCACCGGCCGATTTCCTGCGCCGCGAAGTGTCGTCGCGCATGTTCGACCGATTGGAACTGATCAAGATCGCGCCGCAGCGCGTGCTCGACGCCGGCTGTGGCGCCGGCGCCGACCTGCCGCTGTTGCAGAAATCCTACCCAGCCGCCCAAATCGTCGGCCTCGATTCGGCCGAGGCGCAGTTGCGCGCCGCGCAAGGCCAGTCGGCCAGGCAATCGTCGCTGAACCAGCTGCTGAGCAAGCTGTTGCCGTCCAAGACAGGCGTCGACCTGATGTGCGGGGATTTCGCCGAATTGCCGCTGGCGCCGAACTCCGTTGACCTCGTGTGGTCTAACCTGGCCCTGCATTGGCATCCCCAGCCGGATCGCGTGTTCGCCGAATGGCGCCGCGTGCTGCGTGTAAACAGTCTGCTGATGTTTTCCTGCTTCGGTCCCGATACCTTCTGCGAGTTGCGGGCGGCGTTCGCCGAGGCCGATCTGGCCCAGCACGCGCTGCCGTTCGTCGATATGCACGACTTCGGCGACCAGCTGGTGGAGGTCGGTTTTTCAACGCCGGTGCTGGACATGGAAGTGATCACCGTGACCTACGACACCCCGCGCGCGATGCTGGCCGATGTGCGCGCGCTGGGCGGAAATCCTCTGGGAACGGTGAGCAGGGGACTGATGGGCAAACACGCCTGGCAACGCATGCTGGACGCGCTGGAAAAGACCCGCCGTCCGGACGGCAAGCTGGGGCTGACGTTCGAGGTGATTTACGGGCACGCCTTCCGGCCGGCGCCAAAAGTGACTTCCAAAGGTGAAGCCATCATTCGCTTCGATCTGCCCCGCAAGCCGCGCCAGTAG
- the coxB gene encoding cytochrome c oxidase subunit II — MTHAKRLQSLMLGLTMTAASIPAWAAETAAGTYGPATGGTGGPVPGQVNLQPPATQIASQIYDLHTWMMVVCLVIFVAVFGVMFYSIFKHRKSVGHKPATFHESTAVEIAWTVVPFLIVIGMALPATRTVVGMKDTSNADITIKATGMQWKWGYDYLKGDGEGISFLSNLKTPRAQVGAPGFAPTEARGDNYLMEVDNEVVVPVNKKIRIVTTANDVIHAWSIPAFGVKQDAIPGFVRDTWFKADHTGTYRGYCSELCGKEHAFMPIVVKVVTDAEYKTWVDGKKKEMAALADDPTKTWTIDELKTRGEKVYTANCVVCHQATGKGVPNAFAPLDGSAVVNGPRADQIHVLLNGQKSGKYPAEMPAWKQLSDTDIAAVITYTRNSWSNKAAENIVQPAEVMAARK; from the coding sequence ATGACACATGCGAAGCGACTTCAATCGTTGATGCTCGGGCTGACGATGACGGCAGCCAGTATCCCAGCGTGGGCGGCGGAGACGGCGGCAGGCACCTATGGTCCGGCGACCGGCGGCACCGGCGGCCCCGTGCCCGGGCAGGTGAACCTGCAACCGCCCGCGACCCAGATCGCTTCCCAAATCTACGACTTGCACACCTGGATGATGGTGGTCTGCCTGGTCATCTTCGTCGCCGTGTTCGGCGTGATGTTCTACTCCATCTTCAAGCACCGCAAGTCGGTCGGCCACAAGCCGGCCACCTTCCACGAATCGACCGCCGTTGAAATCGCGTGGACGGTGGTGCCGTTCCTGATCGTCATCGGCATGGCGCTGCCCGCCACCCGCACCGTGGTCGGCATGAAGGACACCTCCAACGCCGACATCACCATCAAGGCCACCGGCATGCAGTGGAAGTGGGGCTACGACTACCTGAAGGGCGACGGCGAGGGCATTTCCTTCCTGTCGAACCTGAAAACCCCGCGCGCGCAAGTGGGCGCGCCAGGCTTCGCGCCGACCGAGGCGCGCGGCGACAACTACCTGATGGAAGTCGACAACGAAGTGGTGGTGCCGGTCAACAAGAAGATCCGCATCGTCACCACCGCCAACGACGTGATCCACGCCTGGTCGATCCCGGCCTTCGGCGTCAAGCAGGACGCCATCCCCGGCTTCGTGCGCGACACTTGGTTCAAGGCCGACCACACCGGCACCTACCGCGGCTATTGCTCCGAGCTGTGCGGCAAGGAACACGCGTTCATGCCGATCGTGGTCAAGGTCGTCACCGACGCCGAGTACAAGACCTGGGTCGACGGCAAGAAAAAAGAAATGGCCGCGCTGGCCGACGATCCGACCAAGACCTGGACCATCGATGAACTGAAAACCCGCGGCGAGAAGGTCTACACCGCCAACTGCGTGGTCTGCCACCAGGCCACCGGCAAGGGCGTGCCGAACGCCTTCGCGCCGCTGGACGGCTCGGCCGTGGTCAACGGCCCGAGAGCCGATCAGATCCATGTGCTGCTGAACGGCCAGAAGAGCGGCAAATACCCGGCCGAGATGCCGGCCTGGAAGCAATTGTCGGATACCGACATCGCCGCCGTCATCACCTACACCCGTAACAGCTGGTCGAACAAGGCCGCCGAAAACATCGTTCAACCGGCCGAAGTCATGGCTGCACGTAAGTAA